The following nucleotide sequence is from Synechococcales cyanobacterium T60_A2020_003.
CGTTAGCGAGAACGTTGATATCTACAGCGATATCCTCGTCTGTCGCGATCGCATCCGCAGCAGCTACAGGCTGATCGTTAACTGGATTTACCGTAATGTTGACGGTGGCGGTGTTGGAGGTTAGACCTGTCGCATCATCGACGGTGTAGGTAAAGGAGTCTGTGCCGTTGAAGTCGGGGTCAGGGGTGTAGGTAATGGCTCCGGTGGTGGGATTGACGGAGAGGGTGCCGCTGGTGGGTTGGGAGGCGATCGCCACGGTCGCTGGATCAATCGTTCCATTCCCATCGGGGTCGGTGTCATTGCCCAGAACGGTGATCACCACGGCATTATCTTCGTCGGTAGTTGCGGTGTCGGTGGTGGCGACAGGATTATCGTCTACGGAATTGACGGTGATGGTGACCGTTGCAGGTGCGGAGGTGAAGCCTTCCGTATCGTCTACGGTGTAGGTAAAGGAGTCTGTGCCGTTGAAGTCGGGATTGGGGGTGTAGGTGACTACGCCCGTGGTGGGATTGACAGAGAGCGTGCCGCTGGTGGGTTGGGAGGCGATCGCCACGGTGGTTGGGTCAATCGTCCCATTGCCATCGGGGTCAGTGTCGTTAGCGAGAACGTTGATATCTACAGCGATATCCTCGTCTGTCGCGATCGCATCACTGGCGGCAACGGGTTGTTCGTTGATCGAGTTGACCGTAATCGTGACGGTGGCCGGTTGAGAGACTTTTCCTTCGTTATCCTCGACGGTGTAGGTAAAGGTATCAGTGCCGTTGTATTGAGGATTAGGGGTGTAGGTAATGACTCCGGTGGTTGTATTGATCGCGAGAGAGCCATTGGCAGGCTGGGACGCGATCGCCACCGTGGCAGGATTCAGGCTGCCATCGCTGTCGGAGTCGTTGGCTAATACGGCGATCGCAATCGGAACGTCCTCATCGGTAGTGATGGCATCATTCTGGGCGATCGGGGCACGGTTAACGCGGGTAACGGTGATTGCGACCTGATCCTGATCCGTGAGGGGGACACCAATCCCCGAATTGCCCTGGTCGTTGGTGCGGAGGGTGAGGGTTGCCGTGCCGTTGAAGGTATCGTTGGGCGTGTAGCGCAAACCGTCTAAGGCAGCATTGATATTGGCGATCCTTCCCAAGAGAATCATCGAGCTATCGTTGCTGCCATCCCCTTGTAGGAAGGTGAGTCCCGTCAATTTCGATAACGACAATCCCCCAGAGGTCACCGATAGTTGTACCTGCATCGTGCCATTACCCGCATCGGGATCGCTGATACTGAGGGTGTTGCCGTTGCCAGCGTTAAAGACTAAATCCTGGGTTTGAGGGGTGGTCTGAGTCCCCGGCACCGTGTTGACCGGAGGATCGTTAAGGTCGCTGGCCGTGCCCACGATGATATCAACGATATCGCTATCGACGAGCGATCCGCCTACGCCAGTGTTCCCTAGGTCATCGGTAGAGATTGTCAGCCGTGCTGTCCCAATGAAGTCGCGGGCAGGGGTGAAGGACAGTCCATCTAATGCGATGTTAATGGAGTCTATGGTGCCGCGAATCACAATTTCAGGATCGCGTACGCCGTCGCCGATGACGAGGGTTAAGCCTGCAACCCCACTGAGGCTGAGCGTTCCTGCCGAAATCTTTAACCGAACTTGAATGGGGGTCGCGCCTGCATCCGGATCGGTGACTCGGAGCGGATTGCCGTTGCTCTCCGTGAAGAAAATCGACGTATTTGGAGCCGTGATTTGCTGGCCGGGAACGACGTTGATTGGAGGTTTGTTGAAGGGGGTGATGGCGATCGCCACCGTCACCGGATCGGACGTATTCAGACCATCGGTGACTTGATAGGTGAAGCTATCGTCAAAATTGTCGCTGCCGTCGTGGGTATAGGAAAAAGTACCATCGTTGTTGAGAACCAGGCTTCCGTACTGGGGAGCATTCACCAAGATTGCCGTGAGCGTATCGGATTCGCCCAGGGTATCGTTGGTCAAAACGCTCGATTCTCCCGACACCAGCAGGGTTGATGTACCTGATTGATTGACGGCGATGCTATCGGCAACTGCCACCGCGAGATCGAGAACAGGCGCAATTTGAATATTCAGCGTACCAGATACGGGCTTCGTGCCGTCTTTGCCCCCGTCGCTGAGGTCAAAGATAAAGCGATCGCTCGTTGAGTTGCTATTGTCGTGAATATAGACCAAGCGGTTGGCATCGATATCGGCTTGGGTAAAAGTTTTGACGGCTACTCCCGGCTTGGTCGTTAGCTCTAGGCGACCGTGGGTGGGTACACCTGTGACCGTGTACACGAGTTGGGCTGGGGGAGTATCGACATCGCTAGCTTTTAAGTTGGTGGCGGCGATCTCTTTTTGTCCTCCTTCGTTCAGGGTGAGGGCTGTGTTAGTGGCGATCGCAGGCTGATCGTTGACCGGATCAATGGTGATTGAAACCGTGGCTGTATCGCTCTGCCCCTCGGAATCTTGAATGGTGTAGACAAAGGAATCCGTCAGGGTTTCGCTGCCATCGTGGGTGTAGACAAACGTGCCATCGGCCTTCAATTGCAGCGAACCGTGGACAGGCGCGACCGTCGGGATAATAGATACCTTCAAAATCTCATCAGGATTGTCCGGATCGGTGTCGTTATCGGTTAGGTTGATGGAACCATTGACCAGTTTGGTGGTTGATCCCCCCTCCTTAACCACGAGCTGATCATCGCCAGCTATGGGTGGATTGCCCGTGCTGGGTGTGACCGTAATCGTGACCGTGACCACATCCGATATTGCTTTGCCATCACTGGCGCGATAGGTGAAGCGATCGCTCAAAGTCTGACTGCCATCGTGGGTATAGGTAAAGCTACCGTCTGAATTAAGCTGAAAATTGCTGGCATACCGCGGGGCGTCTACGAGTTCAGCCGTAAGTGCTTTTGCTTCAGGATCAACATCGTTCGCTAACACCGATGCCGCTCCCGACTCTAGCTGTGTAATGGTTCCTCCCTTCGGTGCGATCGCCCCATCGTCCGTCCCAATCGGGGCATCGTTGACGGGATTCACCTTAACCTGGACAGTCGCCGTGTCGGTTTTGCCATTTTCATCAACGATTCGATACTGGAAGCTATCGCTAGACGATTCGCTGCCATCATGGCGATACACGAAGGTTCCATCCAGAAATAGCTCGACGGTACCATGCTGGGGTTGTTGGGCAGGGGTTGTGTCTAGGGTTAAAAGCGAACCTCGATCATTGGCAAGCAGGTTATCGCTGCCTCCTTTAAGCTTGCTTTTACTGCCGCCCTCCCGCACGGTCAACGCATCATCCTGCGCATCGGGTTTCGGCGCTAAGGTTTCCCCAAAATCATCGGGAGACAGTTGATCCGGACGCACATTCTTCAAAATGACTAAAGCTTCGCCCGTGCTAGCAATGCTGATCAGAGAATCCCGGCGTCCCGATGCGGAGATAGAGAGATCGGCAAAGCTCAACCCTTTTTTCAGCGTGATTTGATCTTTGCCAACCGTGAAGTCTAGAACCGTATCCGTTCCGTCACCCGGTGCTAAAACAATCGAGTCTCGTCCGCCACCCGTCTCGATTTTGTCGTTTCCCACGCCTCCCTGCAGCCGATCGTTGCCGCCACCGCCAACCAGCGTATCGTCTCCCTCATTGCCCAAAATCTTGTCTGAACCGCCGCTGCCCTCGGCGCGATCGTTCCCCGTTCCGCCCTTGATGCGATCGCGCCCGCGCCGTCCCAGAAAGCGATCGTTGCCCTTGAGACCAATGAGGGTGTCATCTCCCGCTAGGCCATCAATGGTATCTGGTGTACCCGTTCCCCGCAGCCGATCATCCCCTGCCGTTCCCACAATGGATGAGGTTTTTACCTGACTAAGGGACGACTGTGCAAGCTGGGACTGGTGACGAGGTGGATGCTCTAAGACCGATAATGGGTCGCTGTCAAGGGTAGAGGAAGCACTGAATGGAGTTTCAACGTCGAAAATGGCGTCTGACATAGCTTTACCTTATGAGAGGGACAACCCTCCGGCTCGTTAGTCTGTTTGCCAGGTAGTACACCCGAATTGACCTGGGATTGCTGCGCTAGCGCATACTCGTCTGATGAAGACTGCCGTTGGGAACGATAAAACGCGATCGCTAGAGATAGGCTCCTAGTCGAGAATACCCAGTTTTTAGCTAAAAATTAACATTGACAGGCGATCGCCTACGCTTCTACCCCTAGAGTATAAGCTGGTTTAGACGGGGGAATGCCTACTATTAGCAGGGACAGCGATCTACAGAGGCAAGCCAAAAGCGTTATCCGAAATGGGCTAAAGAGCAGGGAAGGCGATCGCCTCCATTTTTTCTACGTCAGTTCAAAATTGGTCTCTAGAAAAAGCGCTTTTTGCAGAGTTGTTCGGCCCGATCAGAAACCCAATGGATCGGAAAAAATCTACAAACCCAATTGACACTTACGAGTATGCAAGATCGGGAACCAAACACCAAACCATAAGAAACATTCATGTCCGTAGAATGAGGGTTCTGGAGATTATATTGAGGTCTAGTCTCTAACCTAAAGCCCTATGAGATTTATATGGATGTCAGAGCCTCCTCACTAAAATTGCTCAAGTTTTAAATCTTTTCCTTTAAGAAATTCCAAATATTTCCGGTAAGCTCAAATCTGAACGTAAAATCTTAGACAGGGTAATACTCTCTGAAACGATTCAAGGTTAGCTATGTATCTTTCCTCTACGCCTAGAGCGGTTTTGGGTAAGGCTGCTAAAGAATTGTTTGTGGCATCGTGTCTTTAATGGAAGATGGAATGCCCTTACTAGAGTCTCTTTGAGTTTTACCCATGTGCCACAACGATTCAACACTTTGCTGATCTGAACGAGGTAGTATGTTAAAGCAAATTGCAACTTTGGGTATTGCGGCGCTTGCGGTAGGTGCAACGGCACCTGTGTGGGCACAATCCTTCCCCGATGTAAGGCCTGCGGACACGGATCATCCTCCCGCTGCTGCCGGAACCTATTCTCCTGACGATGAAACCGTAATTGGTGGACGTGGCGTTTGGTTGCCTTCTTATCCTCCTACTCCTCTCTACTATGCGCTTCCGATGGAGATTTCGGTGGTTCAAGATTCTTCGATCACCACTGATTCTCCGATTACTGACGCCGCTGGTTCTGATGTGATTCGCTGGTCAGAATTGATTACTGAGTGCCTGAATCAGTCACCTGTCATGGTGCGTGAAACGGTGGAAGGCGATGTCATGTTTAATGTAACGGACACGGATCCCACCATCGTTCTAAATTCAAACGGTAAAGCCGTTTGTGCCTACTAATTGAGAAACGGATTTCTGGGGTACGATCGCCCATAGAAAACAGGTCAAATCAAGCTCTTTTATGGGACGTTGCTGATGGGCAGCGTCCTTTCATAGTTTCTGCTCCTACCAACTCTGTGTGAATACTAGACCGCTTCCTGCGATTGCGGTAATGCCCCGAAGAAATGCGAAAAATGTTGAAGCGGCAAATGGCACGCTCTACCTGACCGGAGACGTGCCATAGATTTGCCGAGATGGTAGCGAGAGAAATCTGAGGCACAGCTTGGCTACGATTGAAAATCTGCCTTACAGGTTTCGAGCAAGCGTAGGTCGTTATTGTTAACAGCAGAGATGAGGTGATACCCGGCTGGCTCGGCAGGTACAGTCGTTGGCGTTGTCGAGGCCACGACTCCATCGGTCTGAAGATCCATCGAATAGGCGTAGGTGGTGAGGTCGTAGCTATTGGTAATGCTGAGATTGAGGCGATCGCCCTCTACCGTTCCTTGAAAACAATCAAAGGACGAATGGGGCATGTAGATAGCACCCACCACTGCTTCATCCTGCACCTCCATCACCATATAGCTAGAGCCAATCTGGTCACGGGCTGGGGTGTCACCAAACAGATACACTTGGCTGGAAGGATTAACCTCAGCAGCATCGAGACGCCTCGCGATCAAATCCTGAGTCCTCTCTTCGCTGAGCGTTTGTGCTAGGGCAGCCGTTGTGACCACCGGAGCACTCAACATTCCAAATGCAAGGACAGCGCTAGCAATGGGGCGGACTGCTGCTAGGCGAGTTACAAATGTCATCGCGACCTCCTCGAACCGTATCTGAGTGATGGGTGTGGGCTTTGAGCCCCATACCTTCACCATAGGAGGTCAGGGGCGATCGCCTCATCGACCCTCAGACTCATCCAGATGGGTGATCTTGCCCTCACCCCATTTGAAAAAACGTTGCCAAAACGGTAACAAAAGTGTCTATCTCCCGTCGTTATGACACAGTGAAGATATCCCCAGATTCTCCGATCTGGCTTCCCTGTATTCTGTACTTATGTGAGGAGACCCTATCCCTATGGCATCGATCCAACTCTCTCAACCCAAGCGACTCTCCAAGTGGATTACTGTTGCACTGCCTATTGCACTCAGCGTTACCAGCATGGGCCTACTGACCCGTCCAGCCCTTGCTCAGGAGGAACCTATGGTTCGGATGCTTACCGTGACCGGACAAGGCACAGAATCGATTTCGGCGACCCTAGCTCAAATTCAGCTTGGTGTCGAAGTCCAAGGCAACACGGCTTCCGAGGTTCAACGGGCAATCGCCGATCGCTCTGCCGCTGTGATTGCCTATCTTCAATCTCAAGATGTAGACAAACTGCAAACCACAGGCGTTTACCTGTATCCCCAGTACGACTATTCCGAAAACGGCAATCAGCGGATTATTGGCTATACCGCTTCGAATACGGTGAGTTTCCGCATTGACACCGACGAGGCCGGAGTCGTGATGGATAATGCCGTGGACGCAGGCGCAACCCGGATTGATGGCATCAGTTTTGTTGCCGATGATGGGGCGATCGCCACGGCCCAACGCGATGCCCTCCGCGAAGCCACAGACGACGCTCTATCACAGGCTGACGTTGTCCTCCAGGCTTTGGGACTCAGCCGTGATGAAGTTGTGGGTATTCAAATTAACAATTCGGCCACCTACGTTCCACCCATTCCCTATGCAGCGATGGCAGAGGATCGTTTTGCATCTACGCCTGTCATTGCAGGGGAACAGGACGTTACCGCCACTGTCACCCTGCAAATTAGTTATTAAGGTCTAGGCGATCGCTGACTTATCCACCCGCCAAAACCCCCTCATCCCGTTTCTCGTCTAGGATAGAGGGGATTTTGCCATGGGATATCCCTATCGAAGTAGTCATTTTTTCCCAGTCTTCCACCAGTCTGAGGCCTAGCCTGAATAACATTCCCTCTGGCCTCTCACTCATTTAGAGGTAAAGTCGAAGTAAATTCTTTAAGTAAGTCAACTAAGATTTCATGAAGATGTGACGGAGAAAATATGCTTTGGAGGGATCACTCAGTACCATGGCTTGTGAATGTCGATAAGTTCCTGCTAGGGATGTGTGAGTTATAATCTGCATTTTCATAGTTCATTTTTATCCCAATTAGTTCGATGCTAGTTGCCAGTAGTTAGAGCGAGAAATCTTCAACGTTGTGAAAGTAATGCATCCTTTTTAAAGGATGGAGGTAAGAGCTTCTATTTTGATGTTGATTCAAACATCTAGACAACTCTGAGTATCTTCATTAACAGTAAATCTTAAATAATCCTAATTCAGATGATTTGGCAAGGAGTACATAGATGGAAAAAGTGATTGAGAACAATAGAATTAACGAGGAAAAGGAACCTGTTGTTGTTGCTTGTGCAGCCGACAACTTTTTCTCCATACCTTTAGCAGTTGTAGCCTTCTCAGCACTAAAAAATCTGGATGGCGATCGCAAGATAATCTTTTGTATTCTAGACGGAGGTATCAGTAAGGCCAATCGAGAG
It contains:
- a CDS encoding tandem-95 repeat protein; this translates as MSDAIFDVETPFSASSTLDSDPLSVLEHPPRHQSQLAQSSLSQVKTSSIVGTAGDDRLRGTGTPDTIDGLAGDDTLIGLKGNDRFLGRRGRDRIKGGTGNDRAEGSGGSDKILGNEGDDTLVGGGGNDRLQGGVGNDKIETGGGRDSIVLAPGDGTDTVLDFTVGKDQITLKKGLSFADLSISASGRRDSLISIASTGEALVILKNVRPDQLSPDDFGETLAPKPDAQDDALTVREGGSKSKLKGGSDNLLANDRGSLLTLDTTPAQQPQHGTVELFLDGTFVYRHDGSESSSDSFQYRIVDENGKTDTATVQVKVNPVNDAPIGTDDGAIAPKGGTITQLESGAASVLANDVDPEAKALTAELVDAPRYASNFQLNSDGSFTYTHDGSQTLSDRFTYRASDGKAISDVVTVTITVTPSTGNPPIAGDDQLVVKEGGSTTKLVNGSINLTDNDTDPDNPDEILKVSIIPTVAPVHGSLQLKADGTFVYTHDGSETLTDSFVYTIQDSEGQSDTATVSITIDPVNDQPAIATNTALTLNEGGQKEIAATNLKASDVDTPPAQLVYTVTGVPTHGRLELTTKPGVAVKTFTQADIDANRLVYIHDNSNSTSDRFIFDLSDGGKDGTKPVSGTLNIQIAPVLDLAVAVADSIAVNQSGTSTLLVSGESSVLTNDTLGESDTLTAILVNAPQYGSLVLNNDGTFSYTHDGSDNFDDSFTYQVTDGLNTSDPVTVAIAITPFNKPPINVVPGQQITAPNTSIFFTESNGNPLRVTDPDAGATPIQVRLKISAGTLSLSGVAGLTLVIGDGVRDPEIVIRGTIDSINIALDGLSFTPARDFIGTARLTISTDDLGNTGVGGSLVDSDIVDIIVGTASDLNDPPVNTVPGTQTTPQTQDLVFNAGNGNTLSISDPDAGNGTMQVQLSVTSGGLSLSKLTGLTFLQGDGSNDSSMILLGRIANINAALDGLRYTPNDTFNGTATLTLRTNDQGNSGIGVPLTDQDQVAITVTRVNRAPIAQNDAITTDEDVPIAIAVLANDSDSDGSLNPATVAIASQPANGSLAINTTTGVITYTPNPQYNGTDTFTYTVEDNEGKVSQPATVTITVNSINEQPVAASDAIATDEDIAVDINVLANDTDPDGNGTIDPTTVAIASQPTSGTLSVNPTTGVVTYTPNPDFNGTDSFTYTVDDTEGFTSAPATVTITVNSVDDNPVATTDTATTDEDNAVVITVLGNDTDPDGNGTIDPATVAIASQPTSGTLSVNPTTGAITYTPDPDFNGTDSFTYTVDDATGLTSNTATVNITVNPVNDQPVAAADAIATDEDIAVDINVLAN
- a CDS encoding SIMPL domain-containing protein (The SIMPL domain is named for its presence in mouse protein SIMPL (signalling molecule that associates with mouse pelle-like kinase). Bacterial member BP26, from Brucella, was shown to assemble into a channel-like structure, while YggE from E. coli has been associated with resistance to oxidative stress.), whose amino-acid sequence is MASIQLSQPKRLSKWITVALPIALSVTSMGLLTRPALAQEEPMVRMLTVTGQGTESISATLAQIQLGVEVQGNTASEVQRAIADRSAAVIAYLQSQDVDKLQTTGVYLYPQYDYSENGNQRIIGYTASNTVSFRIDTDEAGVVMDNAVDAGATRIDGISFVADDGAIATAQRDALREATDDALSQADVVLQALGLSRDEVVGIQINNSATYVPPIPYAAMAEDRFASTPVIAGEQDVTATVTLQISY